Genomic window (Terriglobales bacterium):
GTGGTGGCGGGATAGATATGGCCACGCGTCGCCAGAATTTCCGATGAGCGTTTTACCGCCTCGGCGAAATCACCGGTGACCTCAGTAAGTGCGGTGAGGAAAAGATTCCCAAAGCTGTGACCGTTGAGTCCGGAGCCCGCCTGGAAGCGGTGCTGGAAAAGTCGTGAGAGCAGGGCCTCGTCTTCCGAAAGCGCGGCAATACAATTGCGGATATCGCCAGGGGGTAGAACGTTAAATTCCTTGCGCAACCGACCGCTCGAGCCGCCGTCGTCGCTTACGGTCACTACCGCGCACAGTTCTGCAATGGCTGCGTGTTGGTCGTCTGATACATGCCGCTTCAGTCCTTTCAGTAACCTGGAAAGCCCGGTGCCCCCGCCCATGGCTACCACGCGAAGTCCTCGCCCGCGAGAAACGGGCTGCGCTGGGTCTGATGGGTTAGGGGTCATTCGGCTACTTCGTTACCGTTCTTCTGAGGTGCTCGGCGGTGGAATTTCGCTTTCGGTCTCGGGGTATAACAGCTCGGTGAATCGAGGATCTTCCGACAAGTTCTGGAAGTCAGAATCATTGCGGGCCTGGAACCGCAAGCTGGCATTCAGCCGGATGGCCTCGTCCAAGTGCCGCAGTGAATCCTCATAGCGCCCGGTTAGGCAGGCAAGCGCGGCCAAGCCATAGTGCACAAAATCTGCCTTGGGCACTTGCTTAGACAGCTTCTCGAGGTGCTCTCGCGCAGCAATGTAATCCCCCAGGTTCATCAGCGAAATGGCGTAATCGTAGTGTTCTTCTGGGGTTTTAAAGGCTGCAGCCGTGCGCTCCAGGTGCTGATTGCACGTGTTTAGGTGCACTCCAGCGCGGTCTATTAGTTCGCGTACTCCGCTGCCCACCACCTTCTGGAAGGCAGCTTTGGCCTTCTCGAACTTGCGTTCCTGCAAGGAGCGGAGCCCCGCCTCATAACTTTGGACCGCCTGTGCAAAACGAGGATCTTCGGACAAGGAGTTCTTCGGTTTCACCGGGTGTGCCATGTGGAGGATACGTCCAGACTTACCTGTAAGTGTGTTATTTTCCGAGCGGTTAGGAGATAAACTCTTAACCTTCGCTGCGGGCTTTTTCTTCATTCCTTACCACCCCCAGCCCACCCGCCTCACAGCGGGAGTGCCGCCCTACCAGTTGCAGCAGGTTACCCTCAATAGCACAAAGCGTCAACCAGGGGACACCGGCCGATTCTTAGCATAGTGACCGGTGCAATTGCCTTAATTGAGTCACTTGATGGTAGTCATTTGGGCGTACATGCACTTCCAATCTCCGCCTCGCTTTACCCAGATCTCACCGCCCGTTACTTTTGCTTGCACGGTCTGCCCTTCTGCGGTTCCGCTGTATTCCGCCTTGTACGTCACCAGGCTGGCGCCAGGGCGATTGCTCTCACATCAAAGTCGCTCAGGTTGTAGCTGGCAACGTTGAATTGATCAATTTCGCCGACTTCTAATTTCTTGTCCTTCATTCCCATTCCATCTTCCTCGACTTCCCGGAAATCATCGGTAAGCAGGGCGGCGAAACCTTCTTTGTTTTTGTTCTTGTAGTCCTCCCATGCCTCGCGGACTTTGGCTTCTATAACGGAAGACGTCCCTGCACCTCGTACTGCTCTGGTCTGCTTCTTTATCTGTGCCGAGCTGGTTGCGGCCAGTAGAAGACACAGGACTGCGACGAATCCGGTTTTCATGATTGCTCCTTGGATTGGGTTACAGACTCAGCTTCTTCAGTTAAGAGCTGCGGCTTTCTTGACGTCAATCTGCTTCCACTCGCCCTTGATAATACCGGCGCGTATCTGGCGCGCAGTTTTGTGTTGCTTCACCATTTTGTAGCTGTAGTAGAGCTCTTGCAGGCAGGCAGAACAGTGCGCAGCGTGCTCTGACTCATAACAGCTGTGCAAACTGTTATGTCCCATGCGGTCGCAATAGCAATAACAGGGTTGCTGATAAATGGTGGCTGGAATTCTAGACGCCAGTTCATAGGCCCGGGTCTGAAATGGATATTCGAAAGCCGGGCCCAAGAGCTGATCTTTGGCCAAAATGGATGGTAGCTTCTGGCCTTTTTTCGGCGGTGCAGCGTTATAAGCCGGGACCTGGCCGACCGGGCTCTCCTCAGAATTCGAGTCCGCCCATTGCGCTGAGGTGGTCATGGCTACCAGGAACACAAAAATTGATGTCCAAATGCGTTTGTACATGGTGTGCTCGCAGATTCTATCTGGTTTCGGCGGACATCCAAAACACTCTGACGCGACCCATACTAGAATAGAAGCTGAATCATGGCTACCGAGCCGAATCCCCTGAATCACGTCACCCCGGCAGATGCTACCGTCTTGCCGGTTAAGCCGGAGGGTGCTCGCCGCTATACGTTAGTATCGGCCTGGTTACGAGACCTGATCATCTCCCTTGCCATTTCCGCATTCATCATCATTTTTCTCTACCAGCCGGTAAAAGTTGAGGGCACCAGCATGATGCCCGGACTGTTCGACCAGGAGCGCATCTTCATCAACAAATTTGTCTATCGGCTGGAACCCATCGGCCGTGGGGACATAGTTGTCTTCCGGTACCCCCGGGACACTACCAAGAGCTATATCAAGCGGGTGATCGGGACCGCTGGGGACCGCGTGCTGATTGAGCAGGGCAGAGTGTACGTCAATGGGCAGCAATTAGACGAAGCATACGTGCCGACTTTTTATGCCGATACCCGCTCCTATCCCGAAATCGTAGTGCCGCCACACTGCTACTTCCTGTTGGGCGATCATCGCACCATGTCGGATGACAGCCGCGACTTCGGGCCAGTGGACCAGCGCTACATCTACGGCAAGGCGGTGTTTGGCTATTGGCCCATTGATCGGGTGGGAACATTGCGCTGATGCCTGCTCCACCGATTCGGAACGCTGGTTAACAAGGAAAAATAATATCCACAGCACATCTCTCTTGGTTCCTGCCGCTCACACCTGTTAAAATCTGTGAAATCCACCTCCCGGAGAATGAATGCAGGCGATCCTGGCGCTGGAAGATGGTCGCATCTTCCGCGGCAAAGGCTACGGCGCGAACGCCGAATGTTACGGCGAAGTTGTTTTTAATACTTCCATCACCGGCTATCAGGAAATTTTCACCGATCCCTCTTACGCCGGCCAGATTGTAGTTCTCACTAACCCTGAAATCGGCAACTACGGCACCAACTCCGACGATGTCGAGGCCAACCGTCCGTACATCGAAGGTTTGGTGGTGCGTGAGTTCTCGCGTGTCAGCTCCAATTGGCGATCGCAGGAAGTTGCCGAGCAATATCTGGAGCGCTTTAAGATCCCGGTGCTGGCGGAAATTGACACTCGTGCTCTCGTGCGTCACTTGCGGGATAACGGGGTAATGCGCGGCATTATCTCGTCACTTGAAACCGATACAGCGAAGTTGATCGCGAAAGCCCGGTCCATTCCAAAGATGGACGGAACCGACCTGGCGAGAGTAGTCAGCACCAAGCAGCGCTACGTGTGGGAGGTTGGCGAGCGATCACACGAGCCGACGGAAGTGGTCGGCGTAAAAGATGAGCCCCCGCGTTTCCACGTAGTAGCTTATGACTACGGCATCAAGCACAACATTCTGCGGAAGCTGCGTGCCGAGCGTTGCAGGGTCACCGTCGTCCCCGCGGAAACGCCTGCGGAAGACGTGCTCAGCCTAAAGCCGGACGGAATTTTTCTTTCAAACGGCCCCGGCGACCCCCAGCCCTGCACCTACGCGCACGAGAACATTCGTCGGCTGATGGGCAAAGTCCCCGTATTCGGCATCTGCCTTGGACATCAGCTGCTCGGGCTCGCGCTGGGTGGCAAGACCTACAAGCTCAAGTTCGGCCACCACGGCGGAAACCACCCGGTCAAGCAGCTTCATAGCGGCAAAGTCGAGATCACCGCGCACAACCACAATTTTGCCGTCGATCCCGACAGCCTGCCGCAAAGTGAGGTCGAGCTGACCCATATCGACCTGAACGACAACACGCTCGAGGGCATGCGTCACAGAAACCTGCCGGTGTTTAGTGTTCAATATCACCCGGAGGCTTCGCCCGGCCCGCACGATTCGCATTACCTGTTCAAGGATTTTGTGAAGATGATGGAGGAGTGGAACGGTCAGAGCAGTGTCTAACTTATGTGCTTATGGTCGAATATCTCGATTTCACAGACACTGGCGCTACTGGTGATGTGCACGACTGCATCTCTAGCACAACAATCCCCTCTATGTGGCGGGGTGGGGCTGGAGCCCTGCCCTTGTGACACTGAATCGGTTGAGCCGAATTTGAAAATCGACAAAGCAGTCCACCTATTTGGACGAATGAAGGATCAGAGCAAGGCTGATTTCAAAGACTCAAAGCTCGAGCTCCGGAAGCGGGAATCACGAGGCTATCGGACTCTTTCAACTACGCACACCGATGGTGAAGGACGTTTTGATTTCGGATTAGCTAGGGCGGGAACGTATCGCTTGTTAATAATGAGCAGGGCATGGCTCCAGCCGGAGCATATCGAGTGCGGCGAACCCGCGTGCGAACTAGATTTGATACTGACTGCTGCTCCGACCGATTTGCTATATGCGCATTGTCCGGTGCGGTGACGATCTTGAGAGGGTGCTTTTTGACGCGACTGAGAACTGAGAACTGCCAACTGAGAACTGCTCTTCATGCCTCGACGCAATGACATCTCGAAGATTCTGATTATCGGCTCCGGGCCGATCATC
Coding sequences:
- the lepB gene encoding signal peptidase I; amino-acid sequence: MATEPNPLNHVTPADATVLPVKPEGARRYTLVSAWLRDLIISLAISAFIIIFLYQPVKVEGTSMMPGLFDQERIFINKFVYRLEPIGRGDIVVFRYPRDTTKSYIKRVIGTAGDRVLIEQGRVYVNGQQLDEAYVPTFYADTRSYPEIVVPPHCYFLLGDHRTMSDDSRDFGPVDQRYIYGKAVFGYWPIDRVGTLR
- the carA gene encoding glutamine-hydrolyzing carbamoyl-phosphate synthase small subunit translates to MQAILALEDGRIFRGKGYGANAECYGEVVFNTSITGYQEIFTDPSYAGQIVVLTNPEIGNYGTNSDDVEANRPYIEGLVVREFSRVSSNWRSQEVAEQYLERFKIPVLAEIDTRALVRHLRDNGVMRGIISSLETDTAKLIAKARSIPKMDGTDLARVVSTKQRYVWEVGERSHEPTEVVGVKDEPPRFHVVAYDYGIKHNILRKLRAERCRVTVVPAETPAEDVLSLKPDGIFLSNGPGDPQPCTYAHENIRRLMGKVPVFGICLGHQLLGLALGGKTYKLKFGHHGGNHPVKQLHSGKVEITAHNHNFAVDPDSLPQSEVELTHIDLNDNTLEGMRHRNLPVFSVQYHPEASPGPHDSHYLFKDFVKMMEEWNGQSSV